A portion of the Falsibacillus albus genome contains these proteins:
- a CDS encoding adenosylcobinamide amidohydrolase, with protein sequence MLNINGLSAGYSQTAIIKDISFHVQKGTFFGILGPNGSGKTTLLKTISGILQPLYGTIELDGKNIRDITVKEAAKTIAVLPQLSAHSFSYSVKETVSMGRYAHQKGWLQNWSIKDEEIVNEVMRQTETDHLADHYIHECSGGEQQRIFLAQALVQQPKLLLLDEPTNHLDLSFQKELMDLLKRWTKEKGLTVISIFHDLNLASLYCDRMLLMQKGEKKLVDHPMHVLKEELIQEVYETRIEKQPHPSVAKPQMLLVPNQQKSDPFIINETLLDIGEKYIGITSPLPLKTISSGVVGSGIGWYKTFINRHVPADYCHIDFKGEMIDYLSKNGVDPHDSVGMLTSVRLSDVAYKFIEAEGFSLFIVVTAGISNAIDTSKHQEIKANEKPGTINTWIFINGHVSEEAFIQAIITATEAKVKVMQDENVLDPVTKTTATGTSTDSILIAATQTGEKLPFAGTVTPLGQAISKGVYDCTKRAIKNDRRGQEEWED encoded by the coding sequence ATGCTGAATATCAATGGATTGTCGGCTGGGTATTCGCAAACTGCAATTATCAAAGATATCTCCTTTCATGTCCAAAAAGGAACTTTTTTTGGGATATTAGGTCCAAACGGAAGTGGAAAAACAACTCTCTTAAAGACGATCAGTGGAATATTACAACCATTATATGGGACGATCGAACTTGATGGAAAAAATATTAGAGACATCACCGTCAAGGAAGCTGCCAAAACAATTGCTGTGTTGCCACAATTATCTGCTCATTCCTTTTCCTATTCCGTAAAGGAAACAGTCTCAATGGGCAGGTATGCTCATCAAAAAGGATGGCTGCAAAACTGGTCCATAAAGGATGAAGAAATTGTAAATGAAGTCATGAGACAAACAGAGACCGATCATTTGGCCGATCACTATATACATGAGTGTTCAGGCGGAGAGCAGCAGCGGATTTTTTTAGCACAGGCGCTTGTACAGCAGCCAAAGCTCCTGCTTCTTGATGAGCCGACCAACCATCTGGATCTTTCTTTTCAAAAGGAGCTTATGGATCTATTAAAACGCTGGACAAAGGAAAAAGGATTGACCGTCATCTCGATTTTCCATGACCTCAATTTGGCCAGCCTATATTGTGATCGGATGCTTCTAATGCAAAAAGGAGAAAAAAAGTTGGTAGATCACCCTATGCATGTATTAAAAGAGGAGCTCATTCAAGAAGTCTATGAAACACGGATTGAAAAACAGCCTCACCCGTCAGTCGCGAAACCACAGATGCTGTTAGTACCGAACCAGCAGAAAAGCGATCCGTTCATCATTAATGAAACACTATTGGATATAGGAGAGAAATACATTGGTATTACATCACCGCTTCCTTTAAAAACGATTTCTTCCGGTGTGGTCGGGTCAGGCATCGGCTGGTACAAAACATTCATCAATCGCCATGTTCCTGCCGACTACTGCCACATTGATTTTAAAGGCGAAATGATCGACTATTTGAGCAAAAATGGGGTTGACCCCCATGATTCCGTAGGGATGCTTACATCTGTAAGGCTATCTGACGTGGCATATAAATTCATCGAAGCAGAAGGATTTTCATTATTCATTGTCGTCACTGCCGGTATCTCAAATGCAATAGATACTTCCAAGCATCAGGAGATTAAAGCGAATGAAAAGCCAGGTACGATCAATACATGGATCTTCATAAATGGACATGTTTCAGAAGAGGCATTTATCCAAGCAATCATTACCGCTACTGAAGCAAAAGTGAAAGTAATGCAGGATGAAAATGTGCTTGATCCGGTAACTAAAACGACAGCTACCGGCACTTCTACCGACAGCATTTTGATTGCAGCCACACAAACGGGGGAAAAACTGCCTTTCGCCGGTACGGTGACCCCATTGGGGCAAGC
- a CDS encoding FecCD family ABC transporter permease — MRKSYIQTFLQNNILVRYILSIGFLLASLLIGMSIGSISIPVMDILQIVGGQLFRYQPSSTIDPMYTNIIMEIRLPRVLLAGLVGASLAMSGTAFQGLLRNPLADPYTLGVSSGASLGAVITIFFSLTLPLLGMFTLPVFSIATAILTMMIVLLFARRIDRSMKVETIILTGIIFSSFLGSLISLMIALTGDELRQIIGWLLGSVSMRGWSYITLILPFFIFGSILLMLNGRELNALSFGEERAQHLGVNVQRRKLLILAAGSMLTGSAVAVSGTIGFVGLVVPHFCRLLWGPDHRHLLPLSALVGAAFLILADTAARMIISPSELPIGVITSLIGAPIFAIILMKNKRGRR, encoded by the coding sequence TTGCGAAAGTCGTATATCCAGACATTTTTGCAAAATAATATCCTCGTTCGTTATATTTTATCCATTGGCTTCCTATTGGCTTCTCTGCTGATTGGAATGTCAATCGGTTCAATATCAATCCCAGTTATGGATATTTTACAAATCGTTGGAGGGCAGCTTTTCCGCTATCAGCCCTCTTCAACGATAGACCCTATGTACACAAACATTATCATGGAAATCAGGCTGCCCCGTGTTCTGCTGGCAGGGTTGGTTGGAGCATCCCTTGCTATGTCTGGGACTGCCTTCCAAGGATTATTGCGGAATCCATTGGCGGACCCATATACACTCGGTGTTTCATCAGGTGCGTCCCTTGGGGCAGTCATCACCATCTTTTTTTCCTTGACACTTCCGTTATTAGGAATGTTTACTTTACCGGTATTCAGCATCGCCACAGCCATATTGACCATGATGATCGTGTTGCTATTTGCACGTCGGATCGATCGTTCGATGAAGGTAGAGACCATTATATTAACCGGAATCATTTTCAGTTCTTTCTTAGGTTCCCTCATTTCATTAATGATTGCATTGACAGGTGATGAACTTCGACAAATTATCGGCTGGCTTCTTGGCAGTGTATCCATGCGTGGCTGGTCTTACATAACACTCATATTGCCATTTTTTATTTTTGGTTCGATACTGTTGATGCTCAATGGCAGAGAATTGAACGCATTGTCCTTTGGGGAAGAACGCGCCCAACATTTGGGTGTGAACGTCCAAAGAAGAAAGCTTCTTATCCTTGCTGCAGGATCGATGTTGACCGGATCTGCTGTGGCAGTGTCAGGTACGATAGGATTTGTCGGCTTGGTTGTACCTCATTTCTGCAGACTATTATGGGGACCTGATCATCGCCACTTACTTCCTTTATCGGCATTGGTCGGGGCAGCATTTTTAATCCTGGCAGATACAGCTGCACGAATGATCATTTCACCTTCTGAATTGCCGATTGGCGTCATCACTTCTTTGATTGGAGCACCGATTTTCGCCATCATCTTAATGAAAAACAAACGAGGAAGGAGATGA
- a CDS encoding ABC transporter substrate-binding protein: MKKIFALLLSILLVGGMLAGCGTDSNHGSKDGKSTNESNKAAFPITVKDAENKEITIKQEPKRIVSLIPSNTEVAFALGLGDKIVGVSDFDNYPKEAAKKEKIGGMEFNVEKIIGLKPDLVLAHESTAKSASAGLQQLRDAGITVVVINDGKNFNDVYESIEMIGRATGTDKKAKSIVQDMKDKIADIQKKASAIPEKDEKSVFVEVSPQPEIYTAGKDTYLDEILSIIHAKNAAKSQDGWAKMSEESIVGLKPDVIITTYGYYVKNPKEQVLGRSGWADVPAVKNKEVYDVNSDMVTRSGPRLVEGIEQIAKVVYPDIFAK, from the coding sequence ATGAAGAAAATATTCGCACTCTTATTATCCATTTTGTTAGTCGGTGGAATGCTCGCTGGCTGTGGAACTGATTCTAATCACGGGAGCAAAGATGGAAAAAGTACAAATGAAAGCAACAAAGCTGCATTTCCGATCACTGTCAAAGATGCCGAAAATAAGGAAATTACGATAAAGCAAGAACCTAAGCGCATCGTATCTCTGATTCCAAGCAACACGGAGGTTGCATTTGCTTTAGGCTTAGGGGATAAAATAGTAGGAGTTTCTGACTTTGATAACTATCCAAAAGAAGCGGCAAAAAAAGAAAAAATCGGCGGCATGGAATTTAATGTTGAGAAAATCATCGGGTTGAAGCCTGATCTTGTCCTTGCCCATGAATCGACGGCTAAAAGTGCCAGCGCAGGACTTCAACAATTGAGGGATGCGGGCATTACCGTTGTCGTTATCAATGATGGAAAGAACTTTAATGATGTCTATGAATCAATTGAAATGATTGGACGTGCTACTGGGACCGATAAAAAAGCAAAATCCATCGTTCAAGATATGAAGGATAAGATTGCTGACATCCAAAAAAAGGCGAGTGCCATTCCTGAAAAGGATGAAAAAAGTGTTTTTGTGGAAGTCTCTCCCCAGCCTGAAATATACACTGCAGGGAAAGATACGTATCTAGATGAAATCCTATCCATCATCCATGCGAAAAACGCAGCCAAGAGTCAAGATGGCTGGGCCAAGATGTCTGAAGAATCGATCGTGGGATTAAAGCCGGATGTGATCATCACCACATATGGCTATTATGTGAAAAATCCAAAAGAACAAGTTTTGGGGCGCAGCGGCTGGGCAGATGTTCCTGCAGTAAAAAATAAGGAAGTCTATGATGTCAATTCAGATATGGTTACACGTTCAGGACCAAGGCTTGTAGAAGGGATCGAGCAGATTGCGAAAGTCGTATATCCAGACATTTTTGCAAAATAA
- a CDS encoding DNA topoisomerase III yields the protein MKVIIAEKPDQGATLASPFKSRKQQGFIEVLPNDLFPEGAYITWAIGHLCQLISPEKYNPQWKKWSIDTLPIIPEKFQYEVEKTKYKQFNVVKTLLKKPEVKEIIHAGDAGREGELIVRNVISMSGVKKPMKRLWISSLTKKAILEGFVQLLDESDTKNVFYEAYTRACADWLVGMNASRIYSILLKQKGISDVFSAGRVQTPTLALIVKRENEIANFKSEPFWEVMASFQMDGKTYEGKWNKEEESRIQTKEMAEKIASFCQGKKAKVDKVDKDRKEYQPPMLFNLSSLQATANKMYTFSPKKTLDVTQALYQKGIVSYPRSDSAFVTPGEAEMFPDILEKISQFKEYEGLFPLPHPSIMNNKRYVNEKKVTDHYAIIPTEQVKDPAKLSGDEKKIYDLIIRRLIAAHYDKSIYDYTTIHTKVDDRADFISKGKQQIKEGWRKVIFQKDDADNDVILPIVENGEIGNTEMAWVKEGKTQPPKRYTEGQLITLMKTAGKHLNNDDLEKVLMKTEGLGTEATRSGIITMLKTRNYIEVKKNQVFATDKGKVLIAAIGDKILASPEMTAKWEQRLSEIGDGKASPNAFMEQVRKMTGKIIQDAVNQAEGWSFEQFDVDSIQANSTRGKGRKKTFDSTPLGSCPKCDGGKIVDKGKFYGCSSYQKTKCDMTFSKKILGKTISQANMKKLLKDGETNLIKGFKKGEKNFNAKLEWKNNKMNFLFEGS from the coding sequence ATGAAAGTTATCATCGCCGAAAAGCCCGATCAAGGCGCTACATTGGCCTCCCCGTTTAAAAGCAGGAAGCAGCAGGGCTTCATCGAAGTGCTACCAAATGATCTTTTCCCAGAAGGAGCTTATATCACTTGGGCCATCGGTCATCTCTGCCAGTTGATATCCCCTGAAAAATACAACCCTCAATGGAAAAAATGGTCCATCGACACGCTCCCTATAATCCCAGAAAAGTTCCAATACGAAGTGGAGAAAACAAAGTATAAACAGTTCAACGTGGTCAAAACGCTGCTGAAGAAACCTGAAGTGAAGGAAATCATTCATGCCGGTGATGCAGGACGCGAAGGTGAATTGATCGTCCGAAATGTAATCAGCATGTCCGGTGTCAAAAAACCGATGAAACGACTTTGGATTTCATCATTGACGAAAAAAGCCATTTTGGAAGGATTTGTTCAGCTGCTGGATGAGTCAGACACAAAAAATGTATTTTATGAGGCTTACACACGTGCATGTGCGGACTGGCTTGTCGGGATGAATGCATCCCGCATTTATAGTATTTTACTGAAGCAAAAGGGCATTTCAGATGTGTTTTCTGCCGGGAGGGTACAGACTCCTACACTTGCATTGATCGTTAAGCGTGAAAATGAAATTGCAAATTTTAAATCTGAACCTTTTTGGGAGGTCATGGCCAGTTTTCAAATGGATGGAAAAACCTATGAAGGAAAGTGGAATAAAGAAGAAGAATCACGAATTCAAACAAAGGAGATGGCTGAAAAAATCGCCTCTTTTTGTCAAGGAAAAAAAGCAAAGGTTGATAAAGTAGACAAAGATAGGAAAGAATATCAGCCTCCGATGCTGTTTAACCTTTCTTCCTTACAAGCAACAGCCAATAAAATGTATACTTTTTCACCCAAAAAAACGTTGGATGTCACTCAAGCCCTTTACCAGAAAGGCATCGTGTCATATCCACGGTCGGACTCCGCTTTTGTTACACCGGGTGAAGCGGAGATGTTTCCGGATATCCTGGAAAAGATCAGTCAATTCAAGGAATACGAAGGACTTTTTCCTTTGCCGCATCCTTCGATCATGAATAACAAAAGGTATGTGAATGAAAAAAAAGTGACGGATCACTATGCAATTATACCGACAGAACAGGTTAAAGATCCTGCCAAGCTTTCAGGGGACGAAAAAAAAATATATGACTTGATCATACGAAGATTGATCGCGGCACATTATGACAAATCGATTTATGACTATACCACCATACATACAAAAGTAGATGATCGTGCCGATTTTATATCAAAAGGAAAGCAGCAGATAAAGGAAGGGTGGAGAAAAGTCATCTTTCAAAAAGATGATGCTGATAACGATGTTATTCTTCCGATTGTCGAGAATGGGGAAATTGGAAATACCGAAATGGCTTGGGTGAAAGAAGGGAAGACTCAGCCTCCAAAGCGATACACGGAGGGCCAGTTGATCACCCTCATGAAAACGGCTGGGAAGCACCTAAACAATGATGACTTGGAGAAAGTTCTCATGAAAACGGAAGGGCTCGGAACAGAGGCGACCAGGTCTGGGATCATCACCATGCTGAAAACAAGAAATTATATCGAAGTCAAAAAAAACCAAGTATTTGCAACCGATAAGGGGAAAGTATTAATCGCTGCAATCGGGGACAAAATCCTTGCCTCCCCGGAAATGACAGCTAAATGGGAGCAGCGCCTTAGTGAAATCGGTGACGGAAAAGCATCACCGAATGCGTTCATGGAACAAGTCAGGAAAATGACGGGAAAAATCATTCAGGACGCAGTAAACCAGGCCGAAGGATGGAGCTTCGAGCAATTCGATGTGGATAGCATCCAGGCAAACTCTACACGAGGGAAAGGGAGGAAAAAAACGTTTGATTCGACGCCTTTAGGCTCCTGTCCGAAGTGTGATGGTGGAAAAATCGTCGACAAAGGGAAGTTCTATGGTTGTAGTTCTTACCAAAAAACTAAATGTGATATGACGTTCTCAAAAAAAATATTAGGGAAAACCATATCTCAAGCTAATATGAAGAAGCTATTAAAGGATGGGGAAACGAACCTTATCAAAGGCTTTAAAAAAGGGGAAAAGAATTTCAACGCTAAACTAGAATGGAAAAATAACAAAATGAATTTTCTCTTTGAAGGGTCATGA
- the gpmA gene encoding 2,3-diphosphoglycerate-dependent phosphoglycerate mutase — MNKIVLIRHGQSEWNLLNKFTGWTDVDLTDQGLKEAREAGIILRENGFNFDMGYCSVLKRSIRTLWIILHEMDNMWIPIQKNWHLNERHYGALQGLNKKDTAEKYGDEQVHEWRRSMKVRPPALAKDDPRHDVNDPKYQHLHEEDIPLTENLEDTERRVLSYWKEEIVPNIKAGKHIIVSCHGNTIRSLVQHLDQISADGIADLNIPTGIPLVYELDDHLKPIRHYYLSINGEVPEGEIPKHIPEIVEQEDRHLKEKGMIGDTGF; from the coding sequence GTGAATAAAATTGTCCTGATTCGTCATGGTCAAAGTGAATGGAATCTTTTGAATAAATTCACTGGATGGACAGATGTAGACCTTACAGACCAAGGGTTGAAGGAAGCAAGGGAAGCCGGAATCATCCTCAGGGAAAATGGGTTCAATTTTGATATGGGCTATTGTTCCGTATTGAAAAGGTCGATCCGAACACTTTGGATCATCCTTCATGAAATGGATAATATGTGGATACCGATACAAAAGAATTGGCATCTGAATGAACGGCATTATGGAGCATTGCAAGGTTTGAATAAAAAGGACACGGCTGAAAAATACGGGGATGAACAGGTCCACGAATGGAGAAGATCCATGAAGGTAAGGCCGCCAGCTTTAGCAAAGGATGATCCCCGCCATGATGTGAATGATCCGAAATATCAACATTTACATGAAGAAGATATCCCATTGACAGAAAACTTGGAGGACACGGAAAGAAGGGTGCTTTCCTACTGGAAGGAGGAAATCGTTCCTAACATCAAGGCGGGCAAACATATCATCGTTTCCTGCCACGGCAACACGATCCGTTCACTCGTACAGCACCTGGACCAAATATCTGCAGATGGTATTGCGGATTTAAATATCCCAACCGGTATTCCTCTAGTTTACGAACTGGATGATCATTTAAAACCGATCAGGCACTATTACCTTTCCATAAATGGAGAGGTTCCAGAAGGGGAAATCCCCAAACACATACCGGAAATTGTCGAACAGGAAGACCGCCATTTAAAAGAAAAAGGAATGATCGGCGACACCGGCTTCTAG
- a CDS encoding P-loop NTPase family protein has translation MNQLKLNVSLLRRKVPNLTSAAKTVGLRPATVSNLCTGKIPIERAEVRTLAALAELAKCSLDELLIKSKDGEMIETGIKIIDFFAPIVKGGNIGCVARPGMGQLVVLGEVLTRVDKKETCTIAYFQNENGPGIDDVLHAAEIICQTMDDVFQEAVSEGKKRDIFLAMDRSVIESGEYFSLQEKLEEQNIQPVTFFLADPRGEAVDENEPYGPLESLWQFDAELISRRYYPAINPIYSTSTILEGSYVDQHHMILQQKAKKLLRRYRELRFLISANTNANLSQDDKEIFERGQRLEAYFTQAFYVAEEFTKIKGTNVHLKDVLYDVQRILNGDTDHAKVDKLMYIASLPEKI, from the coding sequence ATGAATCAATTAAAATTGAATGTTTCATTACTGAGACGCAAGGTGCCGAATTTAACATCTGCTGCTAAGACAGTGGGATTGCGACCTGCAACAGTTTCTAATTTGTGCACAGGAAAGATACCGATCGAAAGAGCAGAAGTCCGCACGCTTGCTGCCTTAGCTGAGTTGGCCAAATGCAGCCTCGATGAATTGCTCATCAAAAGCAAAGATGGAGAGATGATTGAAACAGGCATTAAAATTATCGATTTCTTTGCTCCTATTGTAAAAGGTGGAAATATCGGTTGTGTAGCTCGGCCTGGAATGGGTCAGCTCGTCGTACTGGGAGAAGTGCTGACAAGGGTGGACAAAAAAGAGACTTGTACAATCGCCTATTTTCAAAATGAAAATGGACCAGGGATCGACGATGTCCTCCATGCCGCAGAAATCATTTGCCAGACAATGGATGATGTTTTTCAAGAAGCGGTGAGTGAAGGGAAGAAGCGTGATATTTTCTTGGCAATGGATCGATCTGTCATTGAGTCCGGAGAATATTTTTCGCTTCAGGAGAAATTGGAAGAACAAAACATCCAGCCGGTGACATTTTTCCTCGCAGACCCAAGAGGGGAAGCAGTGGATGAGAATGAACCCTACGGACCATTGGAATCTTTATGGCAATTCGATGCAGAACTCATTTCACGAAGATATTATCCTGCCATCAATCCGATTTACTCGACATCCACGATATTAGAAGGCTCCTACGTTGACCAACATCACATGATACTCCAGCAAAAGGCAAAAAAATTATTAAGACGCTACAGAGAGCTCCGTTTTTTAATCTCGGCGAACACCAACGCAAATTTATCACAAGATGATAAGGAAATATTTGAAAGAGGACAGCGGCTGGAGGCATACTTCACACAAGCATTCTACGTTGCAGAAGAATTCACAAAAATAAAAGGGACAAATGTACATTTGAAGGATGTGCTTTATGACGTACAGCGCATCCTGAATGGTGATACTGATCATGCAAAGGTCGACAAATTGATGTATATTGCTTCATTGCCGGAGAAAATCTAA
- a CDS encoding GNAT family N-acetyltransferase: protein MPIRFLPMNRLHAKQILNWKYEQPYDFYNNEENEENLAELLENHYFSAVDQHDVLIGYCCIGKAAQVPTGSQFGAYTEEMDDIGIGLRPDLTGQGFGKTFFKSVIEFVSVKKGNGPLRLTVADFNERAIHLYKQFGFKKVLEFNRGTSTFVTMIKPVD, encoded by the coding sequence ATGCCAATACGATTTTTACCAATGAACAGATTACACGCCAAGCAAATCCTAAACTGGAAATATGAACAACCATATGATTTTTATAATAATGAAGAAAATGAAGAGAACTTGGCCGAACTGTTAGAAAATCATTATTTTTCCGCGGTCGATCAACACGATGTTTTGATCGGCTACTGCTGCATTGGGAAGGCCGCCCAGGTTCCTACCGGCTCACAATTTGGAGCTTATACTGAAGAAATGGATGATATCGGGATAGGACTGAGGCCTGATTTGACAGGACAGGGTTTCGGAAAAACATTTTTCAAAAGTGTCATCGAATTTGTTTCAGTCAAAAAAGGAAATGGTCCACTTCGGCTGACGGTTGCGGATTTTAACGAACGAGCGATACATCTTTATAAACAATTCGGCTTTAAAAAAGTTCTTGAGTTTAATCGAGGTACATCAACATTTGTTACAATGATTAAACCAGTTGATTAA
- a CDS encoding YjcZ family sporulation protein, with translation MGFDGGFAGGFALVVVLFILLIIIGSAYIRY, from the coding sequence ATGGGCTTTGATGGTGGATTCGCTGGCGGATTTGCGTTGGTGGTTGTTTTGTTCATTCTTTTGATCATTATCGGTTCTGCATACATCCGTTACTAG
- a CDS encoding cation diffusion facilitator family transporter produces the protein MGARESIAKKIAWISLVANIILTIGKVVIGYYSHSDAVFADGIHSAADVFASLIVLLVIKIANKPADADHPYGHGKAEVIVSGIVGILLFIVSLYVVYEAVSGLFHPIEAPSILAMWVAIFSYAAKEYLYRSSLNVANQHNSKAIEAIAFDHKADIVASLAAAAGVLLSVIGTKFNIHILLYGDKIASIFVAYLIFKIAKEMLVEAFDILLERNIDVKTQEDFITIISGFNQVRRIDKLRARELGHYIVVDLRIAIDHNKTIKEGHDLAREIKEALMEQYDNIDEVLIHLNPYFPEDE, from the coding sequence TTGGGAGCTAGGGAATCAATAGCCAAAAAAATTGCATGGATCAGTCTTGTTGCAAATATTATCCTGACGATTGGAAAAGTCGTCATTGGATATTACAGCCACAGTGATGCGGTATTTGCTGATGGGATCCATTCAGCTGCAGATGTCTTTGCATCCTTGATTGTACTGCTTGTCATTAAAATTGCCAATAAACCTGCGGACGCGGACCACCCTTATGGACACGGAAAAGCGGAGGTCATTGTGTCGGGAATAGTAGGAATCTTATTGTTCATCGTATCATTGTATGTCGTTTACGAAGCGGTATCCGGATTATTTCATCCGATCGAAGCGCCAAGCATACTTGCTATGTGGGTAGCCATTTTTTCGTATGCTGCCAAGGAATATCTGTATCGTTCCTCCTTGAATGTGGCCAACCAGCATAATAGTAAAGCTATCGAAGCCATTGCATTTGATCATAAAGCCGATATTGTTGCTTCACTCGCTGCAGCAGCCGGTGTATTGCTGTCCGTAATCGGCACAAAGTTCAATATACATATTTTACTGTACGGTGATAAAATAGCGAGTATTTTTGTAGCATATTTGATTTTTAAAATAGCTAAAGAAATGCTCGTAGAAGCATTTGACATTTTGCTTGAACGTAATATTGATGTGAAGACACAAGAAGATTTCATTACAATCATTTCTGGCTTTAATCAAGTAAGGCGGATCGACAAGCTGAGGGCGCGCGAACTCGGCCATTATATCGTAGTCGACCTTCGCATCGCCATCGATCACAATAAAACGATTAAAGAAGGCCATGATTTAGCAAGAGAAATCAAGGAAGCATTGATGGAGCAATATGATAATATTGATGAAGTCTTGATTCATCTCAATCCATATTTTCCAGAAGATGAATGA
- a CDS encoding DUF5700 domain-containing putative Zn-dependent protease gives MKINDLTSNFFSFYESHQPLTTHNLKGLFSEYPDVYERYFPQHCPLTDERLNAAIDKYPAVMDEMKKASHRLPEIIKEVNATYTSTYHFNHDLQFHLFIGSFGSNAFVEAKVAGDIFFAIEKLSAKEEHMKVIAAHEIGHVYHNVISGEEGIDWRNIDWMHGMTTLYREGVATYLSKRIVENVDEPVYFSYNDEGIGWYAFAEKNRHSIIKAFQEDTIGQWNMEKEREWFRLSGGNRFGYNRLGYYIGTLFVEHLVNELGEREALTLWASNSLHSRIEDWLDEQIHLSQKVNN, from the coding sequence ATGAAAATCAATGACCTGACTTCGAATTTCTTTTCATTTTATGAATCTCATCAACCGTTGACCACACATAACTTGAAGGGCCTCTTCTCTGAATATCCGGACGTGTATGAGCGCTATTTCCCCCAACACTGCCCTCTTACAGATGAAAGATTGAATGCAGCAATTGACAAATATCCAGCTGTCATGGATGAAATGAAAAAAGCGTCACACAGATTACCTGAAATAATTAAAGAAGTGAATGCAACTTACACCTCCACATATCATTTTAATCATGATCTACAATTCCACCTTTTTATCGGCTCCTTTGGGTCAAATGCGTTTGTCGAAGCAAAAGTGGCAGGAGATATCTTCTTTGCAATCGAAAAGCTTTCTGCCAAAGAAGAACATATGAAGGTGATCGCTGCTCATGAAATCGGACATGTTTATCATAATGTCATTTCGGGAGAAGAGGGCATTGATTGGAGAAACATTGATTGGATGCATGGGATGACAACTCTGTATAGGGAGGGAGTTGCCACATATCTTTCCAAGAGGATTGTAGAGAATGTAGATGAGCCGGTTTACTTTTCTTATAATGATGAAGGAATTGGGTGGTATGCTTTTGCAGAGAAGAACAGACATTCCATCATCAAAGCATTCCAGGAGGATACCATAGGGCAATGGAATATGGAGAAAGAACGTGAATGGTTCAGGCTTTCAGGAGGAAATAGATTTGGATATAACCGACTTGGATATTATATCGGGACATTGTTTGTAGAGCATTTAGTCAATGAACTGGGTGAGAGGGAGGCATTGACATTATGGGCATCGAATTCATTGCATTCCCGAATTGAAGACTGGCTTGATGAACAAATCCATTTGTCGCAAAAAGTGAATAATTAG
- a CDS encoding sigma-70 family RNA polymerase sigma factor codes for MERQHISASLIEDEIMAGMKPDDAIEILMNMYGEELKRLMFSYTKNWAQTEDLIQEVFLAIYQKLDTFEGRSKLKSWIYSIAINKCKDYLRSWHFRKLQLTDQFFSFGDEGGAVPEEELILKDESRQLIKFVLQLPIKYREVIILFYYKDLSTDEISQLLEISLSTVKTRLHRGREKLKKMHSLRGGMLNG; via the coding sequence TTGGAAAGGCAGCACATTTCCGCCTCGCTGATCGAGGACGAAATAATGGCAGGCATGAAGCCTGATGATGCCATTGAAATTTTGATGAACATGTATGGCGAGGAATTAAAGCGCCTCATGTTTTCATATACAAAAAATTGGGCCCAGACGGAAGATTTGATTCAAGAGGTTTTTTTGGCCATTTATCAAAAGCTCGATACTTTTGAAGGAAGATCCAAGCTGAAAAGCTGGATCTATTCAATTGCCATCAACAAATGCAAAGACTATCTCCGCAGCTGGCACTTTCGGAAGCTCCAATTGACTGACCAATTTTTTTCATTTGGGGATGAAGGAGGGGCAGTGCCGGAAGAAGAATTGATCCTAAAAGATGAAAGCAGGCAGCTCATCAAATTTGTACTTCAGCTTCCGATCAAATATAGGGAAGTGATCATTCTTTTTTACTATAAAGATCTTTCAACAGATGAAATCAGCCAATTGCTCGAAATCAGCCTTTCTACTGTCAAAACGAGGCTGCACCGGGGAAGGGAAAAATTAAAAAAGATGCATTCTTTGCGAGGAGGGATGCTGAATGGATAA